The Candidatus Eisenbacteria bacterium genome contains the following window.
CCCAGAAGCCCGTATTCGGCAAAATGGGCGAATTTGTCCAGGTAGCGGATATGCGTGGGGCCCGGCAGGTCAGAGATTGAGGAGACGCCGAATATCAGGGCTATGTAGCCCAAGACCGGCAGCCAGAACCTCAAGAAGATGGAAAGAAATCTGACGTCGGAGCCTTCAAGTTCTCTCACGCGGTACTCTCCCACCTAGAAAGGATGGAAAAAGAAAGCCAGGGATCATAGAATCGGTGGGCTCTCGGCTTAACCACCAAGCCACAGTCTAACAGAATTGCGGGCGATTTCAATAAGTGGAACGGGATAGAGACCAAGTAAGAAGGTGAAGAACGACATCAGAATGAGCCCGACCCTCATACCGGGGCTAATCGCTACGGGCGCGTATTCCGGCTCCTGGTCCTTCGCGAAGTACATCACCTTGAGAATCTTGCAGTAGTAGAAAAGGCTCACCACGCTGGTGAGCACGCCAACGACGGCGAGCGTGTAGAACTTTTCTTCGATCGCGGCGGCAAAGATAAAGAACTTCCCCAAGAATCCCGCCAGAGGCGGAATCCCCGCGAGCGAAAGAAGAAAAACTGCCATCGCCGCAGCGAGCGCCGGCGATTTCCTGTTGAGTCCCACGAAGTTCGAAAGCTCTTCCCCTCCCGACGCACGCGATACGACCGTGACGACAGAGAATGCTCCGATGCTCATGAAGAGGTAGGCGAACAGGTAGATGACGATGCTCTCCGTACCGGCCTTGGTGCCGACGCAAACGCCGATCAGAAGATATCCTGCGTGGGCGATGCTGGAATAGGCGAGAAGCCTCTTCACGTTGGTTTGCACGACTCCCACGACGGTGCCCACGATCATCGTGAGGACGGAGAGAACCGAAAGAACGTACGTCCAGTCGATGTCGAGAGAAGCGAAGCCTCCTCTGAAATACGCGAGCACACGGATCAAGACCACGAACCCCGCGGTCTTCGACACCACGGAGAAGAACGCCGCCACCGGGGTCGGACTGCCCTCATACGTGTCGGGCACCCACATGTGGAACGGGACGATGGTCATCTTGAAGGTGAGGCCCGCGAGAAAAACGCCGAACCCGCCCATGATCAGAAGCCTCTGCGTGCTCTTCGTAAAAGCGAGACCGATGTCCTCTAGAAGCGTCGAGCCACAGACTCCGTACAGGAATGACATTCCGTAAAGGAGAATCGCCGAGGAGAAAGCGCCCAGAAGAAAATACTTGATGCCGCTTTCGTTTGACTTCGCGTCTCGGTAAGCGTAGCCGGCAAGTATGTAACAAGGGATGCTTGCCATCTCGAGCCCCACGAAGATCATGATCAGGTCGCCCGCCGAGGCAAGCACCATGAAGCCGAAAGTGGCGAAGAGCAAGAGAGAGTAATACTCCCCGAGGCTCAGTCTTCTCACCAGGCGACAGTCGAGAGTCGTCAGGACGACAAGAAACGCTGCGATTAGAAAGACGAATTTGACTGTCGTCGTGAAGGGATCCGAGACAAACGCGCCGTTCAGGGTCGTGGCTTTGAGAAACCATCCCCTTTCTGCCACAATCAGCGCGACCGCGATCCCGCAGAGCGTGAGCCACCAGAGGACCTTCTTCCTTTCTTCTGAAATGAGAAGGTCCGCGACGAGCACTACGAGAGCGGCGATTACGACGACGAGCTCCGGTGCAATGAGCCTGAAGTTCACGTTGACAAAGCTCAAACTAGCTTCCTCCCTCTTTGTTCAAATGCCTTATCCAGGCTCAGGTTCTACACTCCAAACTCAGGTCTCGCCAAACCAGGATCGGATTCCTCTGATCCTCCCAGCCGGGCTCAGATTCCTCTCATCAGATGTGAGAGAGCCTCCATGGAGGAGTTCATAAGAGCGATAATGGGCCACGGGTAGACGCCGATGGCCACAGTAAGAATCTGAAGCGGAACGAGCGAGACAAGCTCCCTCGCACTCAGGTCCGGGAAACCGGCGTGTTTTTCCTGAGCCTTGCCCAGGAACATGCGCTGGAGCATCCAGAGGAAATATCCCGCCGTTATTACGATGCCGACTGCCGAGATGATCACTATCGGCTTGAAAATCGCGAACGCTCCCACAAACACCATGAACTCCGCTATGAAACCAGCAAGGCCCGGCAGGCCCAGAGAGGCGAACACGGCTAGACTCATGATGCCCGTAAATATGGGGAGTTGAATCGCCAGGCCGCCGAAAGCATCTATGTCCCTGGTGTGGGCGCGGTCATATATGACGCCCACGAGAAGAAAGAGAGACCCCGTGATGATGCCGTGTGCGAACATCTGCATCACGGCACCGTTCATCCCCGTGGTGGTCATGGAAGCGATCCCGAGCAGCACGTAGCCCATGTGACTCACGCTCGAATACGCCACAAGTTTCTTCAAGTCTTTTTGCGCCATGGCGACGAGGGCGCCGTAGATGATGTTTATTACGGCAAGGATGGCGAGCGGAACCGCGAAACTCCGGGCCGCGTCCGGTAGAATCGGATAGCTTATCCTCAAGATTCCGTACGCTCCCATCTTCAGCAGAACGCCGGCAAGAATCACGCTTATCGCAGTGGGTGCTTCGACGTGTGCGTCGGGAAGCCAGGTGTGAAACGGAAACACCGGGACCTTGATCGCAAATCCGAGAAAGAGGGCGAGAAATACTATCATCTGGAATCTGGGGGCAAATGGGTGCGCCGCGGATAGCTGCACGATGTCGAAAGTGTGCGGCATGCTCGTGAAATACATCGCCAGTATTGCCAGAAGCATCGCGACGCTTCCCAGGAGCGTGTACAGGAAAAACTTGATGGCGGCGTATTCTCTGTTCGGCCCGCCCCAGATTCCTATCAAGAAATACATGGGGACGAGCATCGCTTCCCAGAAGACGTAAAAGAGAAAGAAGTCGAGGGAGACAAAGACTCCCGTCATTGCAGTCTGAAGCAAGAGGAACAGCGCGAAGTACTGCTTCACGCGATCCATTATTCCGTAGCTCGCGATCACGGCCACGAAAGAAAGCAGGGCGGTCAGGAAGACCATGGTAATGCTGAGACCGTCGACACCCAGGTAGTACGAGACGTTGATGGGGGGGATCCAGGGAGCCTTCTCGATGAATTGGAAGCCGGCCATGCTCCTGTCGAACTTCACAAGCAAGAGCACGGAGAAGATGAGCGAGATCCCGCTGAAAACGGTGGAGACGGTCTTTATGCCCTTCTCGCTGTTGTTACTCATCAAGAGGACGACGATCATTCCGAGCATCGGCACAAAGGTGACAAGTGTTAGAATCGGAAGCTCCATTCAGTTTTCCTCCGTCTCAGTGCAAGAATCTCACGATCTCAGCAGAAGTCCGCTGTCGAAGCAGGAACTTCCTCGTCAAGACAAGAACTTCACTATCAGAATCGTTGCGAGCCCCACTATTATCATCAGAGCATACTGCTGCAAGTAGCCGGTTTGTGCCCGCCTCGCGATGGAACCGGCGAATTGTGTCACAAAAGCAACTCCGTTGACGGCGCCGTCGACTACGTAAACGTCAAACCATCGCTTTATCCTGCTCCAGACCACGGTGACCGTGGCGACCCCGTTGACCGCACCGTCTATGACTCCGAGATCGAACGCGAACAAACCTCTTGTCAGCAGGACGAGCGGCCTCACTATCAACGCAAGATAGATTTCGTCCACGTAGTACTTGTTGTAGAGAAGCCTGTAAATCGGGGCGAATCTCTTGGAGAACGCGTCTCTCGAAATCCAGCCCTTGACGTACGTGCCGTAGGAGAGAAGTATTCCCGTACCCGCAACCAGGAGAGAAGTCCCCATCACCCCGTAGTCGGGACCGTGGTGACCGTGCACCTCGCCGCCCGACAGAAAGCTCCCTATTCCCTGCTTGAACCACGGCAAGCCCACCCAGCCTGCG
Protein-coding sequences here:
- a CDS encoding NADH-quinone oxidoreductase subunit N, with amino-acid sequence MSFVNVNFRLIAPELVVVIAALVVLVADLLISEERKKVLWWLTLCGIAVALIVAERGWFLKATTLNGAFVSDPFTTTVKFVFLIAAFLVVLTTLDCRLVRRLSLGEYYSLLLFATFGFMVLASAGDLIMIFVGLEMASIPCYILAGYAYRDAKSNESGIKYFLLGAFSSAILLYGMSFLYGVCGSTLLEDIGLAFTKSTQRLLIMGGFGVFLAGLTFKMTIVPFHMWVPDTYEGSPTPVAAFFSVVSKTAGFVVLIRVLAYFRGGFASLDIDWTYVLSVLSVLTMIVGTVVGVVQTNVKRLLAYSSIAHAGYLLIGVCVGTKAGTESIVIYLFAYLFMSIGAFSVVTVVSRASGGEELSNFVGLNRKSPALAAAMAVFLLSLAGIPPLAGFLGKFFIFAAAIEEKFYTLAVVGVLTSVVSLFYYCKILKVMYFAKDQEPEYAPVAISPGMRVGLILMSFFTFLLGLYPVPLIEIARNSVRLWLGG
- a CDS encoding NADH-quinone oxidoreductase subunit M — translated: MELPILTLVTFVPMLGMIVVLLMSNNSEKGIKTVSTVFSGISLIFSVLLLVKFDRSMAGFQFIEKAPWIPPINVSYYLGVDGLSITMVFLTALLSFVAVIASYGIMDRVKQYFALFLLLQTAMTGVFVSLDFFLFYVFWEAMLVPMYFLIGIWGGPNREYAAIKFFLYTLLGSVAMLLAILAMYFTSMPHTFDIVQLSAAHPFAPRFQMIVFLALFLGFAIKVPVFPFHTWLPDAHVEAPTAISVILAGVLLKMGAYGILRISYPILPDAARSFAVPLAILAVINIIYGALVAMAQKDLKKLVAYSSVSHMGYVLLGIASMTTTGMNGAVMQMFAHGIITGSLFLLVGVIYDRAHTRDIDAFGGLAIQLPIFTGIMSLAVFASLGLPGLAGFIAEFMVFVGAFAIFKPIVIISAVGIVITAGYFLWMLQRMFLGKAQEKHAGFPDLSARELVSLVPLQILTVAIGVYPWPIIALMNSSMEALSHLMRGI